The stretch of DNA GAATCCCTATTTCGAGCAACTGCTTCAAGTCTTTTTGTCCAATATATTCAGCTAGATTTTGAGGTCTGAGGCTTTCTTCTTGCTGAGATTCCACCCCAGATTCTACCTGTGGTTGCAAAATAGTAGAAGATTCACCTTCAGATTTCTTTTTCCTTGGGGAACGCTGGGGTTGTCGATCTGGCTGGGTTTGGGATTGATTAGACGAAATAATTGCCATAATTTATCTAAAAAACGAGCCATCAGTACCAGAAGATGACTCAGAAAAGATTGACTTGCGGTTGCGCTTTGCCAAAATTGCTAAAGTAATCTCTTTCATTGTCCCGTAGAGAATCGTCAGGACTATAAAACTGATGGCGATTACTAACAAAGGAAACTTACCCATCAACTCACTAGCACTATCAATCAGGCTACTAGGTTTGGTAAAAACATACCAACTATTGAGTCGTAAAAACCTTCCCAGGAAAATGCCAACTGCACTCAAAAAATGAAATAGTAACTCAATGGGTAGTATATATTTGGATAAATTCTGGCGGCGTAAGTATTCACCTAAATAAATTAAAGACAGAACATAAGCTTCTTGTCCAATGAACATGAAAAGTAAGTAGAACGGGATAATTACTAGGGTAATCAGCCAAATTGATTGATATATTTCAATATCTTCAATCAAATGAATCACATCTGTCAGTACATAGGGCGCATTCGGTAGAAATAAGATAAATAATAGAAATCCCAACCACCAAAAGAAAGAACGAGCGCCTCTTCCCGACCAAAAGTATAGATCCGATAACATCAAGAATAGAGTCAGAGCGATCGCTCCCCCGAAATAAATTAGATCTAACTCTTGATAGTTGCGCTGAATACTTTGCGCCAAACCCAGAAGTTTAAACCAGTTACCCCCTTTAATTCCCCAGACAAAGGTTAAACCTGTCAGTAGACTAACACTCCAAATAAACCAACGGGAACGGGGACGATAAAACAGCCAAAAACTTATAAATAGAGGTACTAAAGCCAGGAATAGATTCCAAGCCATCCACCCACTATTTTTATTCCAAACACTCAGAGTCTCAGAAAGCCAGAAATTGAGAGAGTACCACATTTGAGGTGACTTTAATTAACTAGTAAGTCATGTGTCCACAAGATTACTAGTATACCCAACTCAAGAAGATTCATTTAGTGGCATTGCTGATTTGAAGTGTGAATTGTTGATTGTTGATTGTTGATTGGGTTTTCTTCCACCGTGATCTCTCACTCTTCTCACTTGGGGTGTGGCACGCTGAGCTTGTCGAAGTGTCAATCTATTTCATACCTTGATTCAGTAACGCCTAGACTTCCACATTCTGCGATCGAATTTAAAATCCATTTCCAAATCGCTTTGAAACTGTAAATCTGGATGTTCGGGATTGAGAATATAATTAAACTCAACTGGAACGATCGCAGATGGAACTTTTAAAATAGGCGATCGCTGCACTCTAATCCATTCTTCTCCTATTTCCTGCAATTGTGGATAAGCTGATTCTTCTTGCCAATTTGCAGGCAAAGTATCTAAATTAATTGTTTCAATATCGCATTTTGCAATTGAGAAGTCATAACATAGATTCAGGATATATCTTGCTACTTCTGATTTTAGGATAACGGGGAGGCGATCGCTGAATATTTTACTATTAATAAAGTTTTATCTTTCACTTAAATCTGCACGAACAACTAAAGCGATCCTTAGTCTTTAGTAGTAGCTGCAATCTTAATTAATTTAAGATTACCTTGAAGTAAAAGACTTTAGATCTTTAAATATTCTTGCTCCGAGATATACCTTTCTATATTTTGCAAAATTTCTCTCAAATAACAAATAACTCTCTTCTTAATTTGTAACAATTCTTCTGCGGTAGCATCTCTAC from Merismopedia glauca CCAP 1448/3 encodes:
- a CDS encoding MAE_28990/MAE_18760 family HEPN-like nuclease — translated: RDATAEELLQIKKRVICYLREILQNIERYISEQEYLKI
- a CDS encoding RES family NAD+ phosphorylase, coding for MNSKIFSDRLPVILKSEVARYILNLCYDFSIAKCDIETINLDTLPANWQEESAYPQLQEIGEEWIRVQRSPILKVPSAIVPVEFNYILNPEHPDLQFQSDLEMDFKFDRRMWKSRRY
- a CDS encoding DUF1361 domain-containing protein, which encodes MAWNLFLALVPLFISFWLFYRPRSRWFIWSVSLLTGLTFVWGIKGGNWFKLLGLAQSIQRNYQELDLIYFGGAIALTLFLMLSDLYFWSGRGARSFFWWLGFLLFILFLPNAPYVLTDVIHLIEDIEIYQSIWLITLVIIPFYLLFMFIGQEAYVLSLIYLGEYLRRQNLSKYILPIELLFHFLSAVGIFLGRFLRLNSWYVFTKPSSLIDSASELMGKFPLLVIAISFIVLTILYGTMKEITLAILAKRNRKSIFSESSSGTDGSFFR